The Commensalibacter nepenthis genome has a window encoding:
- the nuoN gene encoding NADH-quinone oxidoreductase subunit NuoN translates to MNWTLAIPEIVLSISGLIILLWGAIQKKGNTFFPCAILSVAAFVAVGFLTLTVSNGVGYDGLFINDEFARYMKLLIIIAGFLSIILSIDFNGKNDTNCFEFIALIVFSTVGAMVMVSSNNLMTLYMGLELSSLALYILCAIDRKNVFSAESGVKYFVLGSVASGILLYGISMIYGFSGGMGYANIHQIIASDHALSAGFAVGLVFVLVGLCFKISAVPFHMWTPDVYQGAPTPVTTYLSTAPKFAAFALFLRLMVGPFGHLSPQWQLLIEVIAILSIIVGSIGAIGQVNIKRMMAYSSIAHMGYALVGLAAATPEGVMGTLVYLTTYLFMNIGTFAVIAAMSRKGHIVENINDLAGLGKTDPGIATAMAIFMFSMAGVPPLAGFFGKFLVFKAALGVDLYALTIIGILASAVGAFFYLRIVKIMFFDKAAEALDQRSLSLSFVTFSMGTLTLVFMLFLSPVIQMGHIAAQSLFQ, encoded by the coding sequence ATGAATTGGACACTTGCTATTCCAGAGATTGTTTTATCAATCAGTGGTCTTATTATTCTCTTATGGGGCGCAATTCAAAAGAAAGGAAATACTTTCTTTCCTTGCGCAATCCTTTCTGTTGCTGCATTTGTTGCAGTGGGTTTTTTAACGTTAACGGTTTCTAATGGCGTTGGATATGATGGGTTATTCATCAATGATGAATTTGCGCGTTATATGAAACTTTTGATTATTATTGCTGGTTTTTTAAGTATCATTTTATCCATTGATTTTAATGGTAAAAACGATACGAATTGTTTTGAATTTATTGCATTAATTGTGTTTTCTACGGTTGGTGCAATGGTCATGGTTTCATCAAATAATTTGATGACATTGTATATGGGGCTAGAGCTATCCTCTTTGGCTTTATATATCCTTTGTGCAATTGACCGGAAAAATGTATTTTCAGCAGAATCTGGTGTGAAATATTTTGTATTAGGTTCCGTTGCTTCTGGAATTTTGCTTTACGGTATTTCTATGATTTATGGATTTTCTGGCGGAATGGGCTATGCAAATATCCATCAAATTATTGCTTCTGATCATGCTTTATCAGCAGGTTTTGCGGTTGGTTTGGTGTTTGTTTTGGTTGGGTTATGCTTTAAGATCTCTGCGGTTCCTTTCCACATGTGGACACCTGATGTGTATCAAGGTGCGCCCACGCCAGTAACGACATATTTATCAACAGCACCTAAATTTGCAGCTTTTGCATTATTTTTACGTTTGATGGTTGGTCCTTTTGGTCACTTATCTCCGCAATGGCAGTTATTGATCGAAGTGATTGCTATTTTATCCATTATTGTTGGTAGTATTGGTGCAATTGGGCAAGTAAATATCAAACGTATGATGGCTTATTCTTCAATTGCTCATATGGGTTATGCTTTGGTTGGCTTGGCTGCTGCAACACCTGAAGGTGTTATGGGAACATTAGTTTATTTAACAACGTATCTGTTTATGAATATTGGAACATTTGCTGTGATTGCTGCGATGTCCAGAAAAGGACATATTGTTGAAAATATTAATGATCTTGCTGGACTTGGCAAAACCGATCCTGGAATTGCAACAGCAATGGCTATTTTTATGTTTAGCATGGCTGGTGTGCCCCCTTTGGCTGGGTTCTTTGGTAAGTTTTTAGTATTCAAAGCGGCTCTTGGTGTGGATTTATATGCTTTGACAATTATTGGTATCTTAGCCAGTGCAGTTGGTGCATTCTTTTATTTGCGTATTGTCAAAATCATGTTCTTTGATAAAGCAGCAGAGGCTTTGGATCAACGCTCTTTATCGTTGTCATTTGTTACATTTAGCATGGGGACATTAACGCTTGTGTTCATGCTCTTTTTATCCCCAGTGATACAAATGGGTCATATTGCAGCGCAATCTTTATTCCAATAA
- a CDS encoding biotin--[acetyl-CoA-carboxylase] ligase, which yields MDNKITWQVEHYPTLPSTNDYCIEQARLKKKTNLAVLTDSQTAPRGSRGREWIEPTGNLALSFLYWPSFSVEKVGWLPFISSLALFDAVTELCGSYSDLRIKWPNDLLFQNKKIAGILIESHVEYPDILEWLVIGIGLNICFAPVVVGREIGCLRDFIGGDLPSSSLVAQKISEYLAFWIDCLCQGKEALIRKSWLKKGLPLGSSLTVTSGNKKYIGIYKGIDEKGFLLLQTETELKHLSAGELFCLDQSGNK from the coding sequence GTGGATAATAAAATTACCTGGCAGGTAGAGCATTATCCAACCTTGCCATCAACGAATGATTATTGTATTGAACAAGCCAGATTAAAAAAGAAAACTAATCTGGCTGTTTTGACAGATTCCCAGACTGCTCCACGTGGAAGCCGCGGGCGGGAATGGATTGAGCCGACTGGGAATCTGGCATTATCTTTTTTATATTGGCCATCATTTTCTGTTGAGAAAGTGGGTTGGTTACCTTTTATATCTTCCTTGGCGTTATTTGATGCGGTAACGGAATTATGTGGTTCATATTCTGATTTACGTATAAAATGGCCGAATGATTTACTTTTCCAAAATAAAAAAATAGCTGGTATTCTTATTGAAAGTCATGTTGAATATCCAGATATATTGGAATGGTTGGTCATAGGAATAGGGCTAAATATTTGTTTTGCGCCTGTGGTTGTAGGAAGAGAAATAGGGTGCTTACGTGATTTTATTGGTGGGGATCTACCAAGTTCGTCGTTGGTTGCTCAGAAGATAAGTGAGTATTTAGCATTCTGGATAGATTGTTTGTGTCAAGGTAAAGAGGCATTAATTCGCAAATCTTGGCTCAAAAAAGGGTTGCCTTTGGGGTCATCTTTAACAGTAACAAGTGGTAATAAAAAATATATTGGTATATATAAAGGGATTGATGAAAAAGGCTTTTTACTATTACAAACGGAAACAGAGTTAAAGCATTTATCAGCAGGTGAATTATTTTGTTTGGATCAGAGTGGGAATAAATAG
- a CDS encoding type III pantothenate kinase produces MLLVIDVGNTNIVFAVHDGQDWLGTWRVATTANRTSDEYAATLIVLMERQNIPVHKISRAIIGTVVPPVLYQLLTLCRVWFSVDPIVASSSLDWGFEIQTDNPQEVGVDRLLNGMAAHQLYGGPLVVVDLGTATTFDIIDKDGNYCGGVISPGLTLSLEALHSAAARLPRIGFGRPQSVIGKETIGAMKSGIYWGYIGLIEGIIERIRKEHSVSEITVIGTGGLARLLAEGTSIFKEINAELTLEGLRLLANRNSSGNKK; encoded by the coding sequence GTGCTTTTGGTAATTGATGTAGGGAATACAAATATTGTATTTGCTGTTCACGATGGTCAGGATTGGTTGGGAACATGGCGTGTGGCAACGACGGCTAATCGGACCTCCGATGAATATGCAGCAACATTAATAGTGCTAATGGAAAGGCAAAATATTCCTGTTCATAAGATTTCACGTGCGATTATAGGAACCGTCGTTCCTCCTGTTTTGTATCAGCTTTTGACATTGTGTCGTGTTTGGTTTTCTGTTGATCCTATTGTTGCATCCTCATCATTGGATTGGGGGTTTGAGATTCAAACGGATAACCCACAAGAAGTAGGCGTTGACCGTTTGTTGAATGGGATGGCAGCGCATCAACTATATGGTGGTCCATTGGTTGTAGTAGATTTGGGAACGGCGACTACTTTTGATATTATAGATAAAGACGGAAACTATTGCGGAGGGGTTATTTCACCAGGACTGACCCTTTCTTTGGAAGCATTACATAGTGCGGCAGCAAGATTGCCAAGAATTGGTTTTGGAAGACCTCAATCGGTTATAGGAAAAGAGACGATTGGGGCGATGAAGTCGGGTATTTATTGGGGATATATCGGGCTTATTGAAGGTATTATTGAACGAATTAGAAAAGAACATTCTGTCTCGGAAATTACAGTTATTGGGACAGGGGGGTTGGCACGATTACTAGCTGAAGGAACCTCTATCTTTAAAGAAATTAATGCAGAGTTAACTCTGGAAGGACTTAGACTCCTTGCAAATCGAAATTCATCAGGAAACAAAAAGTAA
- a CDS encoding ribonuclease J: MNEQVNDFAFLPLGGTGEIGMNFNLYRLNGKWLAIDCGIGFSGNDMPEADILVPDPEFIARHKKDLLALVITHAHEDHIGAVTYLWQDLECPIYATKFAASILRRKLYEAGMLEDVTIHLINMSDRFNIGEFDLEFIPVTHSIPEAQSVFIRTPYGNVLHTGDWKLDPEPVIGDVTNLEKFAELGREGVLAMVCDSTNVIVKRKPESESQVRRSLVDLIASIKGRVAVTCFASNVSRVESIAFAAKQANRPVVIIGRSLKNLEIAARENGYLADIPPFYTEQNMNDVDLDHVVFIVTGSQGEERSALTRISFDVHQHISFGTGDTVIYSSRTIPGNELAIMRVQDNLARRGARVITSRDHFVHASGHASYEEVCELYKLVKPTYGIPVHGEWIHLNAQANVAKEHNAEPILLEDGDILRLGPGKPQIVAGAPCGRLVIDGNRLLSVDGDVLSARRRMLYNGVVVASFAVNMNGDLLSDPNISAPGLFDQHDEEFDDVIDEFGEMLECLPHKVRVNDEELVDNAKMILRRILGRRLKKKPMVDIHLLRL, encoded by the coding sequence ATGAATGAACAAGTAAACGATTTTGCCTTTCTCCCTCTTGGGGGAACGGGTGAGATCGGTATGAATTTTAATCTATATCGATTAAATGGGAAATGGTTGGCGATTGATTGTGGGATTGGCTTTAGTGGTAACGATATGCCAGAAGCGGATATTTTGGTTCCAGATCCAGAATTTATCGCTCGTCATAAAAAGGATTTATTAGCTTTAGTTATTACACATGCACATGAAGATCATATTGGTGCGGTGACTTATCTGTGGCAAGATTTGGAATGTCCTATTTATGCGACCAAATTTGCGGCTTCTATTTTAAGACGTAAATTATATGAAGCAGGTATGTTGGAAGATGTGACGATTCATCTTATTAATATGAGTGATCGTTTTAATATTGGTGAATTTGATTTGGAATTTATTCCAGTTACTCATTCTATTCCAGAGGCTCAAAGCGTTTTTATCCGTACACCTTATGGTAATGTGTTACACACAGGGGATTGGAAATTGGATCCAGAGCCTGTGATTGGGGATGTGACGAATTTAGAAAAGTTCGCTGAATTAGGGCGAGAAGGCGTGTTGGCAATGGTATGTGATAGTACCAATGTTATTGTAAAACGTAAGCCTGAATCTGAATCCCAAGTGCGTCGCAGTTTAGTTGATTTGATTGCCAGTATCAAGGGGCGTGTTGCAGTTACTTGTTTTGCAAGTAACGTGTCGCGTGTAGAAAGTATCGCTTTTGCTGCAAAGCAAGCTAATCGTCCTGTTGTCATTATTGGTCGTTCATTAAAAAATCTTGAAATAGCAGCCAGAGAAAATGGGTATTTAGCAGATATCCCTCCGTTTTATACTGAACAAAATATGAATGATGTTGATTTAGATCACGTTGTTTTTATTGTAACAGGCAGTCAAGGGGAGGAGCGTTCTGCATTGACACGCATCTCTTTTGATGTGCATCAGCATATTTCTTTTGGAACTGGGGATACCGTTATTTATAGCAGTCGCACCATTCCGGGAAATGAGTTGGCGATTATGCGTGTTCAAGATAATCTTGCGCGTCGCGGAGCCAGAGTGATTACATCAAGAGATCATTTTGTGCATGCTTCTGGACATGCAAGTTATGAAGAAGTGTGCGAATTATATAAGTTGGTAAAGCCTACTTATGGAATTCCTGTACATGGGGAGTGGATACATTTAAATGCACAAGCCAATGTTGCTAAGGAACATAACGCAGAACCTATTTTACTTGAAGATGGGGATATTTTGCGTCTTGGTCCAGGAAAGCCCCAAATTGTTGCTGGGGCACCATGTGGGCGTTTAGTTATTGATGGTAATCGTTTATTGTCTGTGGACGGGGATGTGTTATCTGCTCGACGTCGTATGTTATATAATGGTGTCGTTGTCGCTAGTTTTGCAGTGAATATGAATGGTGATCTTTTAAGCGATCCCAATATCAGCGCCCCTGGATTGTTCGATCAACATGATGAAGAATTTGACGATGTGATTGACGAATTTGGAGAAATGTTAGAGTGTTTGCCACATAAAGTGCGTGTAAATGATGAAGAATTGGTGGATAATGCCAAGATGATATTACGCCGTATTCTTGGGCGCAGGCTTAAAAAGAAACCAATGGTTGATATTCATTTATTACGTCTTTAA
- the proS gene encoding proline--tRNA ligase — MRLSSSFLPTLKEVPAEAQIVSHRLMLRTGMVRQMSSGIYAWLPAGLRVLNKIADIVREEQEAINAQEVLMPTLQSADLWKRSGRYDAYGPEMLRIVDRHKRDLLYGPTNEEMITDIFDQFVTSYKGLPALLYQIQWKFRDEIRPRFGVMRGREFYMKDGYSFDVDYDGAVVTYHKMMLAYLRTFQRIGVKAIPMLADTGPIGGDLSHEFIILAPTGESGIFFDSAFADQNWLEMPVDIEDKNSLAAFFKRMTSFYAATDEKHDEAEWEKVPQERKCEGRGIEVGQIFYFGTKYSESMDVTVAGSDSKPIYPHMGSYGIGVSRLVGAIIESSHDENGIIWPDAVAPFKAVIINLGMKDQACKDVCESLYQTDSENFLYDDRDERAGAKFADADLMGHPWQIIVGPRGVAQNIVEIKRRKTGMRAEVPVDQILEYISAHQD; from the coding sequence ATGCGTTTATCTTCAAGTTTTCTTCCAACGTTAAAAGAAGTTCCAGCAGAGGCACAAATTGTTTCTCATCGTTTAATGCTTCGAACCGGCATGGTTCGCCAAATGTCTTCTGGCATTTATGCTTGGTTGCCAGCTGGGTTGCGTGTGTTAAATAAGATCGCTGATATTGTTCGTGAAGAGCAAGAGGCAATTAATGCGCAAGAAGTGTTAATGCCAACATTGCAATCTGCTGATCTTTGGAAACGTTCTGGGCGTTATGATGCTTATGGACCAGAAATGTTGCGTATTGTTGATCGTCATAAACGTGATTTATTATATGGACCAACGAATGAGGAAATGATTACTGATATTTTTGATCAGTTTGTGACTTCTTACAAAGGCTTGCCAGCTTTATTATATCAAATTCAATGGAAATTCAGGGATGAAATTCGTCCACGCTTTGGTGTAATGCGTGGTCGTGAATTTTATATGAAAGATGGTTACAGCTTTGATGTTGATTATGATGGCGCCGTTGTGACTTATCATAAAATGATGTTGGCTTATCTTCGTACATTTCAACGGATTGGGGTCAAAGCAATTCCTATGTTGGCGGATACGGGACCAATTGGTGGTGATCTAAGCCATGAATTTATTATTTTAGCGCCTACTGGAGAGAGCGGTATTTTCTTTGATTCTGCATTTGCCGATCAAAATTGGTTAGAAATGCCAGTGGATATTGAAGATAAAAACTCTTTGGCTGCGTTTTTTAAACGGATGACTAGTTTTTATGCTGCAACAGATGAAAAACATGATGAAGCAGAGTGGGAAAAAGTCCCTCAAGAGAGAAAATGTGAGGGACGTGGGATCGAAGTCGGTCAAATTTTCTATTTTGGCACTAAATATTCAGAATCAATGGATGTAACTGTCGCTGGATCAGACAGCAAACCAATCTATCCTCATATGGGTTCTTATGGTATTGGGGTTTCTCGTTTGGTTGGTGCAATTATTGAATCATCTCATGATGAAAACGGGATTATTTGGCCAGATGCTGTGGCACCTTTCAAAGCGGTGATTATTAATCTTGGTATGAAAGATCAAGCCTGTAAAGATGTGTGTGAGTCTTTATATCAAACTGATTCAGAAAATTTTCTTTATGATGATCGTGATGAACGTGCAGGGGCGAAATTTGCGGATGCAGATTTGATGGGACATCCTTGGCAAATTATTGTGGGACCTCGTGGGGTTGCACAAAATATTGTCGAGATTAAACGCAGAAAAACAGGAATGCGCGCTGAAGTGCCTGTCGATCAGATTTTGGAATATATTTCCGCTCATCAGGATTAA
- a CDS encoding lipoprotein-releasing ABC transporter permease subunit, with product MFGSFERMVAKRYLRARKGERFVSVIAIFSLIGIALGVGTLIVVMAVMNGFKDDLLGRILGLNGDLSVYGQMSYNGPQPITDYDRLALRMEKIPGVKTAIPFTEGQVLLSAGNYNSGGMVRGMSADGLKKLSVVSKSLTQDAFERFKGDDAIVIGKTLADRAGLGIGSKVTLISPQGSATVMGNIPRIKAYTVVGIFDSGMHEYNSSYVFLPISAAQKFFQIKDGVTGIQISTTDPAKVQKTTQVLISEFHDQNLRFLDWTQSNNAFFGAVQVEQNVMFLILTLIILVAAFNVISSLIMMVKDKTRDIAILRTMGASRGAIMRIFLMCGASVGVTGTVAGTVIGILFCQNIEHIRQGLQKLTGTNLFNPEVYYLEHLPAKLDWADVIQIVIMALALSLLATLYPSWKAARTDPVEGLRNE from the coding sequence ATGTTTGGCTCTTTTGAAAGAATGGTTGCAAAACGTTATTTACGCGCTCGCAAAGGGGAACGTTTTGTTTCTGTTATTGCTATTTTTTCCCTTATTGGAATAGCTCTTGGCGTAGGGACGTTAATTGTTGTTATGGCTGTGATGAATGGCTTTAAGGACGATTTATTAGGTCGTATTCTTGGGTTGAATGGAGATTTGAGTGTTTATGGACAAATGTCTTATAATGGTCCTCAACCCATTACCGATTATGATCGTCTTGCCTTACGTATGGAAAAAATTCCAGGGGTAAAAACAGCCATTCCTTTCACAGAGGGGCAAGTTTTATTAAGTGCAGGGAATTATAATTCTGGGGGTATGGTGCGTGGTATGAGCGCTGATGGTCTTAAAAAGCTATCAGTCGTCAGCAAGAGCCTTACCCAAGATGCTTTTGAACGATTCAAAGGGGATGATGCGATTGTTATTGGTAAGACTTTGGCAGATCGTGCAGGTCTTGGGATTGGTTCCAAAGTTACCTTAATTTCCCCCCAAGGTTCAGCGACTGTGATGGGAAATATTCCTCGGATCAAAGCTTATACGGTTGTTGGGATTTTTGATTCAGGAATGCATGAATATAATTCCAGCTATGTCTTTTTACCTATTTCAGCAGCACAAAAATTTTTTCAAATCAAAGATGGTGTAACTGGAATACAAATTTCCACTACAGATCCAGCCAAGGTTCAAAAAACGACGCAGGTCTTAATCTCTGAATTTCATGATCAAAATTTGCGTTTCCTTGATTGGACACAAAGCAATAATGCGTTTTTTGGAGCGGTTCAAGTTGAACAAAATGTGATGTTCTTGATTTTAACATTAATTATTTTGGTTGCTGCCTTTAATGTGATTTCATCATTGATTATGATGGTCAAAGATAAAACGCGAGATATTGCAATTTTACGAACGATGGGTGCATCACGTGGAGCAATCATGCGGATTTTCTTGATGTGTGGTGCTTCTGTAGGAGTAACTGGGACTGTGGCAGGGACAGTCATTGGTATATTATTTTGTCAGAATATAGAACATATTCGTCAAGGATTGCAAAAATTAACAGGGACGAATTTGTTTAATCCTGAAGTATATTATTTGGAACATTTGCCAGCGAAATTAGATTGGGCAGATGTCATTCAAATTGTTATAATGGCGTTGGCTTTATCCTTACTGGCAACTTTATATCCTTCTTGGAAAGCAGCTCGTACAGATCCAGTAGAAGGATTACGCAATGAATAA
- a CDS encoding ABC transporter ATP-binding protein → MNNSIQVVLELKNVHVSYKSGDEQLQVLKGADFTLYPGEIVALVAPSGTGKSTLLHVAGLLEKPSNGEIFINGQNAAKLSEKERTILRLRSVGFVYQFHHLLPEFTAIENVMMPQMIDKQSKSVASQKAKEWLEKFDLGHRIHHQPGKLSGGEKQRVAIARALANSPHILLADEPTGNLDEKTSDHVFGLLLQAVRQEGLAALIVTHNNDLASKMDRVMTLQEGKIVPFTL, encoded by the coding sequence ATGAATAATTCAATTCAAGTTGTATTAGAGCTCAAAAATGTTCATGTTTCTTATAAAAGTGGGGACGAGCAGTTACAAGTTTTAAAAGGCGCTGATTTTACACTCTATCCAGGTGAGATCGTGGCTTTGGTGGCACCTTCTGGAACGGGAAAATCCACATTATTGCATGTTGCTGGGTTGTTGGAAAAGCCTAGTAACGGTGAGATTTTTATTAATGGTCAAAATGCCGCCAAACTTAGTGAAAAAGAACGTACTATACTGCGGTTAAGATCAGTTGGGTTTGTGTATCAGTTTCATCATTTACTACCAGAATTTACAGCCATTGAAAATGTCATGATGCCACAGATGATTGATAAACAATCAAAATCAGTAGCATCACAAAAAGCAAAAGAATGGCTAGAGAAATTTGATTTGGGTCATCGCATTCATCATCAGCCCGGGAAGCTCTCAGGAGGGGAAAAACAACGTGTGGCAATTGCCAGAGCATTGGCGAACTCTCCTCATATTTTATTGGCTGATGAACCAACAGGTAATTTGGATGAAAAAACATCCGATCATGTTTTTGGTTTATTATTGCAAGCTGTGCGACAAGAAGGACTGGCAGCTTTGATTGTAACGCATAATAACGATCTTGCGTCTAAAATGGATCGTGTTATGACTTTGCAAGAAGGAAAGATTGTCCCTTTTACACTTTAG